The region CCGCGGTATGCAATTTAAAGCTGCTGTAAGAAGTTTGTAAAAAATTAACCGATCAATTAAATCGTCTTCCTCAAAAAGGGAGACAGGAGGTAATGCGTGAAACTTTTTAATTATTTAAAAGGAGATAAGGTGATATGGGCTATCATGCTCTTGCTATCACTCATTTCCATCTTGGTTGTTTATAGCGCCATTGTTACTTTGGCACATAAATTCAAGCAAGGTAATACCGAGTATTATTTATTTAAACACATGGTGATTATCACCTTGGGATTTGGTTTAACGTATGTGTTTCATAAAATTAAATACACGGTATTCTCAAAAGTCGCGCAAATCGGTTTTATACTTTCCATCCCATTATTATTATATACATTATTGCGCGGTGTAAGCGCAGGCGAGGCAAGCCGCTGGTTAGAAATTCCGGGAATCGGACTTACCTTCCAAACTTCCGATATTGCTAAATTAATGTTGCTAATGTATGTTGCACGCGTATTAACAACAAAGCAAGAAGAGCTAGGCGATTTCAAATCGTTGTTCAAGTATTTATTAATACCAATCGGACTAGTTTGCGCCTTAATATTACCCGCCAACTTTTCTACGGCAGCATTGCTTTTCGTAAACTGTTTGTTTTTAATGTTTGTAGGTCGTGTAAAAATTCGTTTTTTACTTTACATCCTCGGATTTTGTATCGCCTTTGCTTTATTATTGGGCGTTGTGATTTATCAATTTCCAAACGCAATTCCACGCGGAGCTACTTGGAAAGCGCGTATTGAAAATTTTTCTAAAGGCGATTCAAAAAGTAATTATCAATCAGAGCAGGCTAAAATTGCCATTGCAACCGGTGGAGTTATTGGAAAAGGTCCGGGTAACAGTACGCAACGCGCATTTTTGCCGCAAGCCTCTTCGGATTTTATTTATGCAATTATTATAGAAGAGTATGGTTTGTTAATTGGTTTTGTAATGCTCTTTCTCTATATGATAT is a window of Bacteroidota bacterium DNA encoding:
- a CDS encoding FtsW/RodA/SpoVE family cell cycle protein, translated to MLLLSLISILVVYSAIVTLAHKFKQGNTEYYLFKHMVIITLGFGLTYVFHKIKYTVFSKVAQIGFILSIPLLLYTLLRGVSAGEASRWLEIPGIGLTFQTSDIAKLMLLMYVARVLTTKQEELGDFKSLFKYLLIPIGLVCALILPANFSTAALLFVNCLFLMFVGRVKIRFLLYILGFCIAFALLLGVVIYQFPNAIPRGATWKARIENFSKGDSKSNYQSEQAKIAIATGGVIGKGPGNSTQRAFLPQASSDFIYAIIIEEYGLLIGFVMLFLYMIFLFRGIRIMRDTDKTFGGYLASGLAFSLVFQALINMAVAVNLFPVTGQPLPLVSMGGTSIWFTCIAIGIILSVSRSSDDKTTENLEEA